A genomic stretch from Deltaproteobacteria bacterium includes:
- a CDS encoding AbrB/MazE/SpoVT family DNA-binding domain-containing protein, with the protein MEAYISTLTSKGQLTLPKHLREMLKIKAGQTVLMEPLGNAVVLKKALIKAAEDEFTRDEWEQLGALMSEKGRRYKTAGAFLKSLK; encoded by the coding sequence ATGGAAGCTTATATTTCCACGTTAACATCCAAAGGTCAGTTGACGCTTCCCAAACATTTGCGGGAAATGCTTAAAATCAAGGCCGGCCAGACGGTGTTGATGGAGCCCCTTGGCAATGCGGTGGTGCTTAAAAAGGCTTTAATTAAGGCCGCAGAGGACGAATTTACCCGGGATGAGTGGGAGCAACTCGGAGCGCTCATGTCCGAAAAGGGGCGCCGGTATAAAACGGCCGGCGCATTTTTAAAGAGTCTCAAGTGA